The following coding sequences are from one Polyangia bacterium window:
- a CDS encoding glutamate synthase subunit beta, whose translation MGKLTGFMEYGRVLPGSRDPQGRIADWQEFHDHLPEKTLQEQGARCMDCGVPFCHTGQLLPGGASGCPINNLIPEWNDLVYRGQWKEALARLHKTNNFPEFTGRVCPAPCEGSCVLGISEPAVTIKSIECAIVDKGFDQGWIVAEPPAARTGKEVAVVGSGPAGLACAAQLNKAGHTVTVFERDDRIGGLLMYGIPPMKLEKSIVDRRIKLLSEEGITFVTSTNVGKNYPTEKLRKQFDAVVLCGGATRARDLPVEGRNLGGIHYAMDFLLKSCKSLLDSNFKDGQYISAKDQHVVVIGGGDTGTDCVGTSMRHGCKSLVQFEILPRPPDDRAADNPWPQWPRVYKMDYGQEEVAARFGADPRAYRTVTKRFVGDKNHTVKELHTVEIEWVKGADGRMMMKEVAGTEKVWPADLVLLAMGFLGPEKEGLLAELGVKLDERTNVVVGEDKQTTVPGVFAAGDMARGQSLIVWAIAEGRAAAKGVDKFLMGETLLP comes from the coding sequence ATGGGAAAGCTCACCGGGTTTATGGAATATGGCCGTGTCTTGCCGGGATCGCGTGACCCCCAGGGCCGCATCGCCGACTGGCAGGAATTTCACGATCACCTGCCGGAAAAGACCCTGCAGGAACAGGGAGCCCGCTGCATGGACTGCGGCGTTCCCTTCTGCCACACCGGACAGTTGCTGCCGGGAGGCGCCTCCGGCTGTCCGATCAACAACCTGATTCCAGAGTGGAACGATCTGGTTTATCGCGGACAGTGGAAAGAGGCGCTGGCGCGCCTGCACAAGACCAACAACTTTCCCGAGTTCACCGGGCGGGTCTGTCCCGCGCCCTGCGAGGGATCGTGCGTGCTGGGGATCAGCGAGCCGGCCGTCACCATCAAAAGCATCGAGTGCGCCATCGTCGACAAGGGTTTCGACCAGGGCTGGATCGTCGCCGAGCCGCCCGCCGCCCGCACCGGCAAGGAGGTGGCCGTGGTCGGTTCGGGCCCGGCGGGCCTGGCCTGCGCCGCCCAACTGAACAAGGCCGGCCACACCGTCACCGTCTTTGAACGCGACGATCGCATCGGCGGTCTGTTGATGTACGGCATCCCGCCGATGAAGCTGGAAAAGTCCATCGTCGACCGGCGAATCAAGCTGCTGTCCGAAGAAGGGATCACCTTCGTCACCAGCACCAACGTCGGCAAGAATTACCCGACCGAAAAGCTGCGCAAGCAATTCGACGCCGTGGTGTTGTGCGGCGGCGCCACGCGGGCGCGTGATTTGCCGGTGGAGGGCCGCAATCTGGGGGGAATCCACTACGCCATGGATTTCCTGCTGAAAAGCTGCAAGAGCCTTCTGGACAGTAACTTCAAAGACGGGCAATACATCTCGGCCAAAGACCAGCACGTGGTGGTCATTGGCGGCGGCGACACTGGCACCGACTGTGTCGGCACGTCGATGCGCCACGGCTGCAAGAGCCTGGTGCAGTTCGAAATTCTCCCTCGCCCGCCCGACGACCGCGCCGCCGACAACCCTTGGCCGCAATGGCCGCGCGTCTACAAGATGGATTACGGCCAGGAAGAGGTCGCCGCGCGCTTCGGCGCCGACCCGCGCGCCTATCGGACTGTCACCAAACGGTTCGTCGGCGACAAGAACCACACTGTCAAAGAGCTGCACACCGTCGAGATCGAATGGGTCAAGGGCGCCGACGGTCGGATGATGATGAAGGAAGTGGCCGGAACCGAGAAGGTCTGGCCGGCCGACCTGGTGCTGCTGGCGATGGGATTTCTCGGCCCAGAAAAAGAAGGTTTGCTGGCCGAGCTGGGCGTGAAGCTGGACGAACGCACCAACGTGGTCGTCGGTGAGGACAAACAAACCACCGTGCCCGGCGTCTTTGCCGCCGGCGACATGGCGCGCGGACAGTCGTTGATCGTGTGGGCCATCGCCGAAGGTCGCGCCGCCGCCAAAGGCGTCGACAAGTTCCTGATGGGCGAGACACTGCTGCCGTAG
- a CDS encoding protein kinase, translated as MEIHPQDAALVGTVLGEAYRLTRVLGRGGMGAVFEGQHLRLNKRVAVKMMTRELADNAEALARFRREAEVTSQLGHPHIVQVFDFGLSAAGEPYLVMEFLEGEDLDQRLRRVGRLPLAAATNIIKQVSSALAATHSKGIVHRDLKPANIFLLTVDETDFVKVVDFGISKVRAATTRLTAASVVMGTPYYMSPEQASGRVDEIDHRTDQWALACIAYELLAGRPPFTGENAASLLYQVVHQTPSPLTTRAPEVPGALDQVLGCALAKPIEQRFASMTVFARAFEDAVAGRPVAGLALAPVVSAPVAAAEPLADGGRSPMVTPKQTTFSTAAAEAIASEDGPPPRSNKPLVMGGVVATVLLAGAVLFATRGRPPVSNSAAAKPPAVSATPVAPAAASVAPPVPAPAPAVAPPAVTAAMDRPSKEKEKKEKPRKAKPRTERAATHAANGEPAAAVPAVSAQPASARGPAEVTPQPAWPPPGTAAEPKYQPAWPPPSDGTAEPPKPKKKGFFHRIFRRDD; from the coding sequence TTGGAGATCCACCCTCAGGATGCGGCGCTGGTCGGCACGGTGCTGGGCGAGGCGTATCGCCTGACCCGGGTGCTCGGGCGCGGCGGGATGGGGGCAGTGTTCGAAGGGCAGCACCTGCGCCTCAACAAGCGGGTGGCGGTCAAGATGATGACCCGCGAGCTGGCGGACAACGCCGAGGCGCTGGCGCGGTTCCGGCGCGAGGCCGAGGTCACGTCGCAGCTGGGGCATCCGCACATCGTGCAGGTGTTCGACTTCGGTCTGTCGGCGGCGGGCGAGCCGTATCTGGTGATGGAGTTTCTGGAGGGCGAGGATCTCGACCAGCGGCTACGGCGGGTCGGGCGGCTGCCGCTGGCGGCGGCGACCAACATCATCAAGCAGGTGTCGTCGGCGCTGGCGGCCACGCACAGCAAAGGGATCGTTCACCGTGATCTCAAGCCGGCGAATATTTTTCTGCTCACTGTCGACGAGACCGACTTTGTGAAGGTGGTCGACTTTGGGATCAGCAAGGTGCGGGCGGCGACCACCCGGCTGACGGCGGCGTCGGTGGTGATGGGGACGCCTTACTACATGTCGCCCGAGCAGGCGTCCGGCCGGGTCGACGAGATCGATCACCGCACCGATCAATGGGCGCTGGCCTGCATCGCGTACGAGCTCTTGGCTGGGCGGCCGCCGTTCACCGGGGAGAACGCGGCCTCGCTTTTGTATCAGGTGGTGCACCAGACGCCGTCGCCGCTGACGACGCGCGCGCCGGAGGTTCCGGGGGCACTTGATCAGGTGCTGGGCTGCGCGCTGGCGAAACCGATCGAGCAGCGCTTCGCTTCGATGACGGTGTTCGCGCGCGCGTTCGAGGATGCGGTGGCGGGGCGCCCGGTGGCCGGGCTTGCCCTGGCGCCGGTCGTGTCCGCGCCGGTCGCCGCCGCAGAGCCGCTCGCCGACGGTGGCCGTTCGCCGATGGTGACTCCCAAGCAGACGACGTTTTCCACCGCCGCCGCCGAAGCGATCGCCTCCGAAGACGGTCCACCACCCCGCAGCAACAAGCCGCTGGTGATGGGTGGCGTGGTGGCGACGGTTCTGCTGGCGGGCGCGGTTCTGTTTGCTACGCGCGGGCGGCCGCCGGTCTCTAACAGTGCCGCGGCGAAACCGCCCGCGGTGAGCGCGACGCCGGTCGCTCCAGCCGCGGCGTCGGTCGCGCCGCCGGTGCCTGCACCCGCGCCCGCGGTCGCGCCCCCCGCGGTGACCGCCGCGATGGACCGACCGAGCAAAGAGAAAGAAAAAAAGGAAAAGCCCAGGAAGGCCAAACCGCGCACCGAACGCGCCGCCACCCACGCGGCGAATGGCGAACCGGCCGCCGCCGTGCCCGCTGTCTCAGCGCAGCCGGCGTCCGCGCGCGGGCCCGCCGAGGTGACGCCCCAACCCGCCTGGCCGCCCCCGGGCACCGCCGCCGAGCCAAAGTACCAGCCCGCCTGGCCGCCGCCATCCGATGGCACGGCCGAGCCGCCGAAGCCAAAAAAGAAGGGCTTTTTCCACCGCATTTTTCGGCGCGACGACTAG
- a CDS encoding NTF2 fold immunity protein has product MSVVAAVVLSVTGTMASGEKPWIPEKGFVPDSATAIRIAVAVWIPLYGEKLIAGEKPYRATLRGDTWTVTGSIPDGFEGGAAIAELSKRDGRILRVIHEQ; this is encoded by the coding sequence GTGTCCGTGGTAGCGGCGGTCGTCTTGTCTGTCACAGGCACCATGGCGTCGGGGGAGAAGCCGTGGATTCCTGAGAAGGGGTTCGTTCCGGACAGCGCGACGGCGATCCGAATCGCGGTGGCCGTCTGGATTCCACTCTACGGTGAAAAGTTGATCGCGGGCGAAAAGCCCTATCGAGCTACCCTTCGGGGCGACACCTGGACCGTGACCGGTTCCATACCAGATGGATTCGAGGGTGGTGCAGCCATCGCTGAACTCTCGAAGCGAGACGGCCGCATTTTGAGGGTGATTCATGAACAGTAG
- a CDS encoding integron integrase gives MDRVRQAIRLRHLSRRTEKAYSGWIKRFILFHRKQHPAAMGGAEVTAFLSSLASDRHVSASTQNQALAAVLFLYQVVLEQPLPWLDGMVHAKRPARLPVVLTRDEVRALLEHMEGTPGLVARLLYGAGLRLLEALTMRAKDIDFEKRAIVVRDGKGRKDRVTVLPASLIEPLKQETARVWEQHRHDVERGDGWVALPDALGVKYPNAGREWGWQWIFPATRNYVDPSTRQRRRHHLHETVIQRCLKVARLAARLAKPATPHTLRHSFATHLLEDGYDIRTIQELLGHQDVSTTMIYTHVLNRGPHGIRSPLDR, from the coding sequence ATGGACCGCGTGCGCCAGGCCATCCGGCTGCGCCACCTGAGCCGCCGCACCGAGAAGGCCTACTCCGGTTGGATCAAACGCTTCATCCTGTTTCATCGCAAACAGCATCCGGCAGCGATGGGTGGCGCGGAGGTCACGGCTTTTCTGTCCAGCCTGGCCAGTGACCGGCACGTCAGCGCGTCGACGCAGAACCAGGCATTGGCCGCGGTGCTGTTTCTTTACCAGGTCGTCCTGGAACAGCCGCTGCCGTGGCTGGATGGAATGGTCCACGCCAAGCGGCCCGCCCGGCTGCCGGTCGTTCTGACCCGCGACGAAGTGCGGGCTCTCCTTGAACACATGGAAGGCACACCGGGACTGGTTGCTCGGTTGCTTTATGGCGCTGGGCTGCGGCTGCTGGAAGCGTTGACCATGCGCGCGAAGGACATTGATTTCGAAAAACGCGCGATCGTCGTTCGCGATGGCAAAGGTCGCAAAGATAGAGTGACAGTCCTACCGGCCAGCCTGATTGAACCACTGAAGCAAGAGACCGCGCGGGTGTGGGAACAGCATCGACACGACGTCGAGCGTGGCGACGGCTGGGTCGCGCTGCCCGACGCGCTGGGCGTCAAATATCCGAACGCTGGTCGCGAATGGGGCTGGCAATGGATTTTTCCGGCGACAAGGAATTACGTCGATCCTTCCACCCGGCAGCGCCGCCGCCACCACCTTCACGAAACCGTCATCCAGCGTTGTCTGAAAGTAGCGCGCCTGGCCGCACGCCTGGCCAAACCCGCCACCCCCCACACCCTCCGCCATTCTTTCGCCACCCATCTTCTGGAAGACGGCTACGACATTCGCACCATTCAAGAACTTCTCGGCCACCAGGACGTCAGCACGACCATGATTTACACCCACGTCCTGAACCGCGGCCCCCACGGCATCCGCAGTCCCCTCGACCGGTGA
- the thrC gene encoding threonine synthase: MASRSTFRCIAGCHGEYPLDEVIYRCPKCGDLLEVVHDIDALKARSAAAWIKLFDERYLRTQWPYGSGVWGKKEWVQPHVHDENVVSMLEGGTNLLWAERYGRELGLTDLWVKQCGVSHTGSFKDLGMTVLVSTVKQMIADGKKIGAVACASTGDTSAALAAYAAAAGIRAMVILPRGKVSTAQLVQPLANGASVLAIDGDFDACMRMVQQLAEEEGVYLANSMNSLRIEGQKTVAIEMVQQFDWAVPDWVLIPGGNLGNVSALGAGFLMMRDLGVIQKLPRICVAQAQAANPLYLAYQAGYDKFHPVTAKPTLASAIQIGNPVSVRKAIRTLQRFEGVVEQASEAELADAAARADRTGLFNCPHTGVALAALEKLVARGEINNQHRVVVVSTANGLKFTDFKTQYHDGTLADVPKPRYANQPVLLPNEYGAVRDTVRKILDSRDN, encoded by the coding sequence ATGGCCTCTCGATCCACGTTCCGCTGCATCGCCGGCTGTCACGGCGAGTACCCGCTTGATGAAGTGATCTACCGCTGCCCCAAGTGCGGCGATCTTTTGGAAGTGGTGCACGACATCGACGCCCTGAAGGCGCGCAGCGCCGCCGCCTGGATAAAGCTGTTCGACGAGCGATACCTGCGCACGCAGTGGCCGTATGGATCGGGCGTGTGGGGCAAGAAGGAATGGGTGCAGCCGCACGTGCACGACGAGAACGTCGTCTCGATGCTGGAGGGCGGGACCAATTTGCTGTGGGCCGAACGTTACGGGCGCGAGCTGGGCCTGACCGATCTGTGGGTCAAGCAGTGCGGCGTCTCGCACACCGGATCGTTCAAGGACCTGGGCATGACGGTGCTGGTCTCGACGGTGAAGCAGATGATCGCCGACGGTAAGAAGATCGGCGCCGTGGCCTGCGCGTCGACCGGCGACACGTCGGCGGCGCTGGCGGCCTACGCGGCGGCGGCGGGCATCCGGGCCATGGTGATCTTGCCGCGCGGGAAGGTGTCGACGGCGCAGCTGGTGCAGCCGCTGGCCAACGGCGCCAGCGTGCTGGCCATCGACGGCGACTTCGACGCCTGCATGCGCATGGTGCAGCAGCTGGCCGAGGAAGAGGGCGTGTACCTGGCCAACAGCATGAACAGCCTGCGCATCGAAGGCCAGAAGACGGTGGCCATCGAGATGGTGCAGCAGTTCGACTGGGCGGTGCCGGATTGGGTGCTGATCCCGGGCGGCAACCTGGGCAACGTCAGCGCGCTGGGCGCCGGTTTCCTGATGATGCGCGACCTGGGCGTGATTCAAAAGCTGCCGCGCATCTGCGTGGCGCAGGCGCAGGCGGCCAACCCTCTTTATCTGGCCTACCAGGCCGGCTATGACAAATTCCATCCGGTGACGGCCAAGCCGACGCTGGCCTCGGCGATCCAGATCGGCAACCCGGTCAGCGTGCGCAAGGCCATCCGCACGTTGCAGCGCTTTGAAGGCGTGGTCGAGCAAGCGTCAGAGGCCGAGCTGGCCGACGCGGCGGCGCGCGCCGATCGCACGGGCCTGTTCAATTGCCCGCACACCGGCGTGGCGCTGGCGGCGCTGGAGAAACTGGTCGCGCGCGGCGAGATCAACAACCAGCACCGGGTGGTGGTGGTCAGCACCGCCAACGGTCTGAAGTTCACCGACTTCAAGACCCAGTACCACGACGGCACGCTGGCCGACGTGCCCAAGCCTCGTTACGCCAACCAGCCGGTGCTGCTGCCCAACGAGTACGGCGCGGTTCGCGACACGGTGAGGAAAATCTTGGACTCGCGCGATAATTGA
- the gltB gene encoding glutamate synthase large subunit, whose protein sequence is MKTLQGPGGQGLYDPQHEHDACGVGFVVDLKGRKSPAIVQNAIQVLLNLQHRGACGCEKNTGDGAGILLQIPHRFLKEECDQLSITLPEVGQYGAGVVFLPTNKDSREACERIFEQAVREEGQTFLGWRTVPTDNRLLGPTAQASQPVIRQIFIGSTLPDHGADDLAFERKLYVIRRKARHAVRRSSIPERGHFYIPCLSSRTIVYKGMLNPNQLREFFPDLGSDRVESALAMVHSRFSTNTFPSWSRAHPYRLIAHNGEINTLRGNVNWMHARESMFESKLFGDDLKKCIPVIDTDGSDSGMFDNVLELLMLTGRSLPHAVMMMVPEPWSNHETMSQAKKDFYEFHGCLMEPWDGPAAVAFTDGVRIGAVLDRNGLRPSRYYVTKDGLVVMASEVGVLPIEPERVLEKGRLQPGRMFLVDTAAGRIIGDDELKTQIASAQPYGLWLKENLVALDDLPKPPTVIEPDHETVLRRQEAFGYTTEDIKVLVAPMATDGVEAMGSMGTDTPLAVLSEKPQLLYNYFKQLFAQVTNPPVDAIREELIMAVDTAIGPEGNLLEPTPVSARQIGLHTPVLRNEELEKLRQLHGNGSSHGFSTVTIPMLFKVSEGGAGLKRGIEELRRKCSEAIAAGHNIIIISDRGHDRTLAPIPALLAVSSVQHHLLREGSRTRVGVVVESGEPREVHHFALLLGYGASAINPYLAFETIHDMVRQGTLSGGDADRSEQKFVKAVGKGIVKVCSKMGISTIQSYHGAQVFEAIGLNHEFIDEYFTWTASRIAGIGIDQIAEEISRLHARAFPDRPLPTHSLEAGGQYQYRRGGEFHLFNPESIHKLQYACRTGNFSVFKEYSKLIDDQSQHLCTLRGLMELKSERPPVPIDEVETVEQIVKRFKTGAMSYGSISREAHETLAIAMNRIGGKSNTGEGGEDPARYVLDANGDSRSSAIKQVASGRFGVTSQYLVSAKELQIKMAQGAKPGEGGQLPGSKVYPWIAKVRNATPGVGLISPPPHHDIYSIEDLAQLIHDLKNANTQARISVKLVAEVGVGTVAAGVAKAHADVVLISGHDGGTGASPLTSIKHAGAPWELGLAETHQVLVLNNLRSRITVETDGQLKTGRDVIVAALLGAEEFGFSTAPLVTVGCIMMRVCHLNTCPVGVATQDPKLRKKFTGSPDHVVNFMRFVAQEVRELMAALGFRTINEMVGRSEFLQTSKAISHWKARGLDLSKIFYQPDAGADVGRYCQIAQDHGLEAALDNTTLLALCKPALDGGTPVKATVPIHNVNRVVGTIVGSELTRRFGPEGLPDDTISLKFEGSAGQSFGAFVPKGMTLTLEGDSNDYVGKGLSGGKIIVYPPKSSTFVAEDNVIIGNVAFYGATGGEAYVRGAAGERFCVRNSGVNAVVEAVGDHGCEYMTGGRVVVLGPTGRNFAAGMSGGVAYVLDEGGSFTANCNKEMVGLSKLDDAQEIHLLHGMIFRHAQLTGSKRAEEVLAAWNNWIPYFVRIMPHDYKRVLEAQRRMRETGLSQEQAEMAAFELNSHDLARLGGK, encoded by the coding sequence ATGAAAACGCTTCAGGGACCGGGGGGGCAGGGTCTTTACGATCCGCAGCACGAACATGACGCTTGCGGCGTCGGCTTCGTCGTCGACCTCAAGGGTCGCAAGTCCCCGGCCATCGTCCAGAACGCCATCCAGGTCCTGCTGAACCTTCAGCACCGCGGCGCGTGCGGCTGCGAGAAGAACACCGGCGACGGCGCGGGGATCCTGCTGCAGATCCCGCATCGCTTCTTGAAGGAAGAGTGCGACCAGCTTTCCATCACGCTTCCAGAGGTGGGCCAGTACGGCGCCGGCGTGGTGTTTCTGCCCACCAACAAAGACAGCCGCGAAGCCTGCGAGCGCATCTTCGAGCAGGCGGTGCGCGAAGAAGGCCAGACCTTCCTGGGCTGGCGCACGGTCCCCACCGACAATCGCCTGCTGGGTCCGACGGCGCAGGCATCGCAGCCGGTCATCCGGCAGATCTTCATCGGCAGCACGTTGCCCGACCACGGCGCCGACGATCTGGCCTTCGAGCGCAAGCTGTACGTCATCCGCCGCAAGGCCCGCCACGCCGTTCGGCGGTCGTCCATCCCCGAGCGCGGCCACTTCTACATCCCCTGCCTGTCCAGCCGGACCATCGTCTACAAAGGGATGTTGAATCCGAACCAGCTGCGCGAGTTCTTTCCCGACCTCGGCAGCGATCGCGTGGAATCGGCGCTGGCCATGGTGCACTCGCGCTTTTCGACCAATACGTTTCCTAGCTGGTCGCGCGCCCATCCCTATCGACTGATCGCCCACAACGGCGAGATCAACACCCTGCGCGGCAACGTCAACTGGATGCACGCCCGCGAGAGCATGTTCGAGTCAAAGCTGTTCGGCGACGACTTGAAGAAGTGCATCCCGGTCATCGACACCGACGGCAGCGACAGCGGGATGTTCGACAACGTGCTGGAGCTGCTGATGCTGACCGGCCGTTCGTTGCCGCACGCGGTGATGATGATGGTGCCCGAACCGTGGTCGAACCACGAGACCATGTCGCAGGCGAAGAAAGACTTTTACGAGTTCCACGGCTGCCTGATGGAGCCCTGGGACGGTCCGGCCGCGGTGGCCTTCACCGACGGCGTCCGCATCGGCGCGGTGCTGGATCGAAACGGCCTGCGGCCGTCGCGTTACTACGTCACCAAGGACGGCCTGGTGGTGATGGCTTCGGAGGTGGGCGTGCTGCCCATCGAGCCGGAGCGTGTGCTGGAGAAAGGCCGCCTGCAGCCGGGGCGCATGTTTTTGGTCGACACCGCCGCCGGCCGCATCATCGGCGACGACGAGCTCAAGACCCAGATCGCCAGCGCCCAGCCGTACGGCCTGTGGCTGAAGGAAAACCTGGTGGCGCTGGACGATTTGCCCAAGCCACCGACGGTGATCGAGCCTGATCACGAGACGGTGCTGCGCCGCCAGGAGGCCTTCGGCTACACCACCGAGGACATCAAGGTGCTGGTCGCGCCGATGGCCACCGACGGCGTCGAGGCCATGGGATCGATGGGCACCGACACGCCGCTGGCGGTGTTGTCCGAAAAGCCGCAGCTGCTTTACAACTATTTCAAGCAGCTGTTCGCCCAGGTGACCAACCCGCCGGTGGACGCCATCCGCGAAGAGCTGATCATGGCGGTCGACACCGCCATCGGTCCGGAAGGCAACCTTCTGGAACCGACGCCGGTCTCGGCGCGCCAGATCGGGTTGCACACCCCGGTCCTGCGCAATGAAGAGCTGGAAAAGCTGCGCCAGTTGCACGGTAACGGCAGCTCGCACGGATTTTCCACCGTCACCATCCCGATGCTGTTCAAGGTCAGCGAGGGCGGCGCGGGCCTGAAACGCGGCATCGAGGAGCTGCGCCGCAAGTGCAGCGAGGCCATCGCCGCCGGCCACAACATCATCATTATCTCGGACCGCGGCCACGATCGGACGCTGGCGCCCATCCCGGCGTTGCTGGCGGTGTCTTCGGTGCAGCACCACCTTTTGCGCGAAGGCTCGCGCACGCGGGTGGGCGTGGTGGTCGAAAGCGGCGAGCCGCGCGAGGTGCACCACTTTGCCTTGCTGCTGGGCTATGGCGCCAGCGCCATCAACCCGTACCTGGCCTTCGAGACTATCCACGACATGGTTCGCCAGGGGACGCTGTCGGGCGGCGACGCTGATCGCTCAGAGCAGAAGTTCGTCAAGGCGGTGGGCAAAGGGATCGTCAAGGTGTGCTCGAAGATGGGCATCTCGACCATCCAGAGCTATCACGGCGCCCAGGTGTTCGAGGCCATCGGCCTCAACCACGAGTTCATCGACGAGTACTTCACCTGGACCGCGTCGCGCATCGCCGGCATCGGCATCGACCAGATCGCCGAAGAAATATCGCGCCTGCACGCCCGCGCCTTCCCCGATCGGCCGCTGCCCACGCACAGCCTGGAGGCGGGCGGCCAGTACCAGTATCGTCGCGGCGGCGAGTTCCACCTGTTCAACCCCGAGAGCATCCACAAGCTGCAGTACGCCTGCCGCACCGGCAATTTCTCGGTGTTCAAAGAGTATTCCAAGCTGATCGACGATCAGTCGCAGCACCTGTGCACGCTGCGCGGGCTGATGGAACTGAAGTCCGAGCGCCCGCCGGTGCCGATCGACGAGGTCGAGACCGTCGAGCAGATCGTCAAGCGGTTCAAGACCGGCGCCATGTCGTACGGTTCGATCAGCCGCGAGGCGCACGAGACGCTGGCCATCGCCATGAACCGCATCGGCGGCAAGAGCAACACCGGCGAGGGCGGCGAAGATCCGGCGCGGTACGTGCTGGACGCCAACGGCGACTCGCGCAGCAGCGCCATCAAGCAGGTGGCGTCGGGGCGTTTTGGCGTCACCAGCCAATATCTGGTCAGCGCCAAGGAGCTGCAGATCAAGATGGCCCAGGGCGCCAAGCCCGGCGAGGGCGGACAGCTTCCCGGGTCGAAGGTGTACCCGTGGATCGCCAAGGTCCGCAACGCCACGCCCGGCGTCGGCTTGATCTCGCCGCCGCCCCATCACGACATCTATTCAATCGAAGATCTGGCGCAGCTGATCCACGACTTGAAGAACGCCAATACGCAGGCCCGCATCAGCGTCAAGCTGGTGGCCGAGGTCGGCGTCGGCACCGTCGCCGCCGGCGTGGCCAAGGCGCACGCCGACGTCGTGCTGATCAGCGGCCACGACGGCGGCACCGGCGCGTCGCCGCTGACCAGCATCAAGCACGCCGGCGCGCCGTGGGAGCTGGGCCTGGCCGAGACGCACCAGGTGCTGGTGCTGAACAACCTGCGTTCGCGCATCACCGTCGAGACCGACGGCCAGCTCAAGACCGGCCGCGACGTCATCGTCGCCGCCCTGCTGGGCGCCGAGGAGTTCGGCTTCTCGACCGCGCCGCTGGTCACCGTCGGCTGCATCATGATGCGCGTCTGCCATCTGAACACCTGCCCGGTGGGCGTGGCCACGCAGGATCCCAAGCTGCGCAAGAAGTTCACCGGCAGCCCCGACCACGTCGTCAACTTCATGCGCTTCGTGGCCCAGGAAGTGCGCGAGCTGATGGCCGCGCTGGGCTTCCGCACCATCAACGAGATGGTCGGCCGCAGCGAGTTCCTGCAGACCTCGAAGGCCATCAGCCACTGGAAGGCGCGCGGCCTGGATCTGTCGAAGATCTTCTATCAGCCCGACGCCGGCGCCGACGTGGGCCGTTACTGCCAGATCGCCCAGGACCACGGCCTGGAGGCGGCGCTGGACAACACCACGCTGCTGGCGCTGTGCAAGCCGGCGCTGGACGGCGGCACGCCGGTGAAGGCCACCGTGCCGATCCACAACGTCAACCGCGTCGTCGGCACCATCGTCGGCAGCGAGCTGACCCGGCGATTCGGCCCCGAGGGGCTGCCTGACGACACCATCTCGCTGAAATTCGAGGGCTCGGCCGGACAAAGTTTCGGCGCCTTCGTGCCCAAGGGTATGACCCTGACCCTGGAAGGTGATTCCAACGATTACGTCGGCAAGGGATTGTCGGGCGGCAAGATCATCGTCTATCCGCCCAAGTCGTCGACGTTTGTCGCCGAGGACAACGTCATCATCGGCAACGTGGCGTTCTATGGCGCCACCGGCGGCGAGGCCTACGTTCGCGGCGCCGCCGGCGAGCGATTTTGCGTGCGCAACAGCGGCGTCAACGCCGTCGTGGAAGCCGTCGGCGATCACGGCTGCGAGTACATGACCGGCGGTCGCGTCGTCGTCCTGGGCCCGACCGGCCGCAACTTTGCCGCCGGCATGTCGGGCGGCGTGGCGTACGTGCTGGACGAAGGCGGGTCCTTCACCGCCAACTGCAACAAAGAGATGGTGGGCCTGTCCAAGCTGGACGACGCGCAGGAGATTCATCTGCTGCACGGGATGATCTTCCGCCACGCCCAGCTGACCGGCAGCAAGCGCGCCGAAGAGGTGCTGGCCGCCTGGAACAACTGGATCCCGTATTTCGTGCGCATCATGCCGCACGATTACAAGCGCGTCCTGGAAGCCCAAAGACGCATGCGCGAGACCGGCCTGTCGCAGGAACAAGCGGAGATGGCCGCGTTCGAGCTGAACTCACACGACTTGGCCCGCCTCGGCGGCAAGTAA